CGAGTCCGACCACCACGCCGATCACGACAGCGAGCACAACGCCGATCGCCAGGTTGCCGAGGCTGTAGCCGAAGGCCGACCAGAAGTCGGGCCGCACGATGAGTTCGAGGAACGAGGCGGCAACGGCGGTGGGTGGCGGGAGGAAGACTGCCGGGACGAGCTGGAGCCAGCTCACCGCCGCCTCCCAGAGCAGCAGGATCGCGAGCACGACGCCCGCAAGGAGCAACCGCCAGCGGCCCTCCCCGGAGCCTCGCCTCGCGGATCGACTGGGGCGAACGATCTTGAGCGGCATCGTGGCGGTCACGAGGCGGCCCCCTTCCGACGGTTCCAGGGCGCGAGCCAGCGCTCGACGAGACCGACGAGCTGCGTCATCGAGACGCTCCAGAGAACGATGAGCATGATCGCCGCGAACGACTGATCCGTGTTGTAGGTATTGGCCGAGCGGATGATGACGGCGCCCATGCCGACTGAACTTCCGGTCAGCTCTGCGACCACCATGCCGATCGTCGCCAGCACAGCACCCTGGCGCAGACCGGCGAACAAGTACGGCACCGCGGCTGGCAGCAGGATCTTGCGGTAGACGTCCATTCGCGAACCGCCGTAGACACGAGCAGCACGGATGAGCGACGGGCTTGTCGTCCGAATGCCCGCGGCGAGATTCAGCATGATCGGGAAGATCGCGCTAATGACGATGAGAAAGATCACCGGCCCCGTGCCGAAGCCGAACCACGCCTTCGTGAGTGGCTGGTAGGCGACGGCCGGCGCGGCATACAGGGTCCAGGCGATCGGGCCGAAGACGCGATCGACCGGTACCGAACTGCCCATGAGCAAACCGAGCGGCACACCGATCGCGACGG
The sequence above is a segment of the Microcella humidisoli genome. Coding sequences within it:
- a CDS encoding ABC transporter permease, translating into MSSLFAAPTGLRAQRGVAGFIAGLSPRGRALLIAVEVVLLLLLWQFLVGTLGLVNAVFFPPPLDVAQGFAELVQQGTLAQNAAVSVQSWLTGFAIAVAIGVPLGLLMGSSVPVDRVFGPIAWTLYAAPAVAYQPLTKAWFGFGTGPVIFLIVISAIFPIMLNLAAGIRTTSPSLIRAARVYGGSRMDVYRKILLPAAVPYLFAGLRQGAVLATIGMVVAELTGSSVGMGAVIIRSANTYNTDQSFAAIMLIVLWSVSMTQLVGLVERWLAPWNRRKGAAS